Part of the Candidatus Methylomirabilota bacterium genome, TGGCATGAGCGCCGAGACCTATACGGCGAGCGACATCAAGGTCCTGGAGGGCCTGGAGGCCGTCCGGAAGCGGCCCGCCATGTATATCGGCGACACGAGCGCCTACGGGCTGCATCACCTGGTCTACGAGGTGGTGGACAACTCCGTCGACGAGGCGATGGGCGGCTTCTGCGACAGCATCAAGGTCATCCTGCACTCGGACGGCACTTGCTCCGTCGGCGATAACGGACGCGGCATCCCCGTGGACACGCACAAGGAGACGGGCAAGTCGGCGGCCGAAGTCGTCCTGACCGTGCTCCACGCCGGGGGCAAGTTCGAGCATTCGGCTTATAAAGTCTCGGGCGGGCTCCACGGCGTCGGCGTCTCGGTAGTTAATGCGCTGTCCGAGTGGCTCGAGCTCGAGATCCGGCGGAGCGGGAAGGTGTGGACCCAGCGCTACGAGCGTGGCGTGCCCCAGGGCGACCTCGCCCCGGGGGAGAAGACCTCCAAGCACGGCACCGTCATCCGCTTCAAGCCCGACAGCAAGATCTTCGAGGAGACCTCGTTCTCGTTCGACACGCTTTCGAACCGCCTCCGCGAGCTCGCCTTCCTCAACAAGGGGCTCAAGATCGTCATCGAGGACGAGCGTGACGAGCGCTCGCACACCTTCCTCTACAAGGGCGGCATCATCGAGTTCATCAAGCATCTGAACCAGAACAAGACGCCCGTCCACCCGAAAGTGCTCTTCTTCGAGGGGAAAAAGGACAATATCGAGGTCGAGGTGGCCCTGCAGTACAACGACGGATACCAGGAGAGCCTCTTCTCGTTTGCCAACAATATCAATACGCGCGAGGGCGGCACGCACCTGACGGGCTTCCGCGCGGCGCTCACCGGCCAGATCTCGAGCTACGCGCAGGCGCAGGGCTACCTCAAGACTTTCAAGGGCGCGGTCACGGGCGACGATGTGCGCGAAGGGCTGACGGCGGTCGTGTCGGTCCGGATCCCCGATCCGCAATTCGAGGGGCAGACCAAGGCCAAGCTGGGGAACTCCGAAGTGAAAGGTCTGGTCCAGCAGATCGTCAATGACCGGCTGGCCGAGGCCTTCGAAGAGGACCCGACCACGGCTCGGAAGATCGCCGACAAGTGCGTGCGGGCGGCCCAGGCGCGCGAGGCGGCGCGCAAGGCGCGCGAGCTCACGCGCAAGGGTGGGCGGGACGATGAGGGGCTCTCGGCCAAGCTGGCCGATTGCTCGGAGCGCGATCCGCAATTCCGCGAGCTGTTCCTGGTCGAGGGCGATTCCGCCGGCGGCTCCGCGAAGCAGGGGCGGGACAGGAAGACGCAGGCCGTCTTGCCTCTCCGCGGCAAGATCATCAACGCGGAAAAGGCGCGCTACGACAAGGTTCTCTCCCATCAGGAAATCCGGCTCCTCATCTCGGCCCTGGGCACGGGGATCGGGCCGGAGGAGTTCGACCTCGCCAAGCTGCGCTATTACAAGGTCATCCTGATGACGGATGCCGACGTGGACGGCGCGCATATCCGGACGCTTCTCCTCACGTTCTTCTTTCGGCACATGGTGGCGATCATCGAGGCGGGGCGGCTTTTCATCGCCCAGCCGCCGCTCTTCAAGGTGAAGAAGGGCAAAGCGGAGCGGTACCTGATGAGCGACCGCGAGATGGAAGAGTTCCTGCTCGCCCAGTGGGTGGAGAAGGCGACCGTCAAGATCCCGGGCAAGTCCAATCCGCTCAAGGAAGACGCGCTCCTCGAGGCGCTCAAGCGGGCTCTCGAATTCCGCGCGCTCTTCAGCAAGTTCGCGCGCCGCGGCGTGCCCCCGGCCATCCTCGATGGTCTCCTGCGGAAGAAGTTCAAGGGCACGAAGCGCGGAGTGGGGGACGCCGAGATCACCGCCGCCATCGCCGAGGTGGCCGGCGAGATCGAAGGCTGGAGCGCGCGGCTGGTGGGTGGAGACAATGGAGACGCGGCCACCGTCCAGATCGCGGGGCCGCACCCGTTCGCCTTCAGCCCGGATCTGCTCAAGTCGCCCGACTACGCTCAGCTCCTGGACGTCCACGGCGAGATCGCCGCGCTCCACAAGGGCCCGTGCACCGTCGTGGATGCCTCCGGGAAGGAGGCCACCACCCGGAGCGTCGACGAGCTGATCCGGGTCGTCATGGACTTCGCCAAGGACGGCCTGACCATGCAGCGCTACAAGGGCCTGGGCGAGATGAACCCCGAGCAGCTCTGGGAGACCACCATGAATCCCGAGAGCCGCACCCTCCTCAAGGTCACCATGGAGGATGCCGTGGGCGCCGACGAGATCTTCACCA contains:
- the gyrB gene encoding DNA topoisomerase (ATP-hydrolyzing) subunit B; the encoded protein is MSAETYTASDIKVLEGLEAVRKRPAMYIGDTSAYGLHHLVYEVVDNSVDEAMGGFCDSIKVILHSDGTCSVGDNGRGIPVDTHKETGKSAAEVVLTVLHAGGKFEHSAYKVSGGLHGVGVSVVNALSEWLELEIRRSGKVWTQRYERGVPQGDLAPGEKTSKHGTVIRFKPDSKIFEETSFSFDTLSNRLRELAFLNKGLKIVIEDERDERSHTFLYKGGIIEFIKHLNQNKTPVHPKVLFFEGKKDNIEVEVALQYNDGYQESLFSFANNINTREGGTHLTGFRAALTGQISSYAQAQGYLKTFKGAVTGDDVREGLTAVVSVRIPDPQFEGQTKAKLGNSEVKGLVQQIVNDRLAEAFEEDPTTARKIADKCVRAAQAREAARKARELTRKGGRDDEGLSAKLADCSERDPQFRELFLVEGDSAGGSAKQGRDRKTQAVLPLRGKIINAEKARYDKVLSHQEIRLLISALGTGIGPEEFDLAKLRYYKVILMTDADVDGAHIRTLLLTFFFRHMVAIIEAGRLFIAQPPLFKVKKGKAERYLMSDREMEEFLLAQWVEKATVKIPGKSNPLKEDALLEALKRALEFRALFSKFARRGVPPAILDGLLRKKFKGTKRGVGDAEITAAIAEVAGEIEGWSARLVGGDNGDAATVQIAGPHPFAFSPDLLKSPDYAQLLDVHGEIAALHKGPCTVVDASGKEATTRSVDELIRVVMDFAKDGLTMQRYKGLGEMNPEQLWETTMNPESRTLLKVTMEDAVGADEIFTILMGDAVEPRREFIERNALDVVNLDI